One Onychomys torridus chromosome 17, mOncTor1.1, whole genome shotgun sequence genomic window carries:
- the LOC118569197 gene encoding 60S ribosomal protein L36-like — protein sequence MALRYPMAMGLNKGHNGSKPRHSRCHGRLTKHTKFVRDMIREVCGFTPYERCAMELLKVSKDKRAFKFIKKRVGTHIRAKRKREELSNVLALVRKAAAKKD from the coding sequence ATGGCCCTGCGCTACCCCATGGCCATGGGCCTCAACAAGGGCCACAACGGCAGCAAGCCGAGGCACAGCCGGTGCCACGGGCGCCTCACCAAGCACACCAAGTTCGTGCGGGACATGATCCGGGAGGTGTGTGGCTTCACGCCCTATGAGCGCTGCGCCATGGAGCTGCTCAAGGTGTCCAAGGACAAGCGCGCGTTCAAGTTCATCAAGAAGAGGGTGGGCACGCACATCCGCGCCAAGAGGAAGCGGGAGGAGCTGAGCAACGTGCTGGCCCTGGTGCGGAAGGCTGCGGCCAAGAaggactga